The Carassius auratus strain Wakin chromosome 5, ASM336829v1, whole genome shotgun sequence genome includes a window with the following:
- the LOC113086194 gene encoding arginine/serine-rich coiled-coil protein 2: MEGPEDTDEERRNSKHRSRSRSADRKRKSGDKRHRHSHGGSKEARKKALRCQSGSEDHLETSDKDTEERHRRKDKKSSRAKSPSRSRSRERRHHNRNWDKKRSRSRSREKKRRAKSRSNSRSKHRHRSRSRSQSREKKKKRAEKARRKSLSRSVSPVTFRGRNTAMDAQEALARRLERAKKLQEQKEKELLEKRLQESAAAAAPLSCDPVSAPSPGLNVAALLASGTQVTPQIAMAAQMAALQAKTLAETGIAVPSFYNPSAVNPMKFAEQEKKRKKLWQGKKEGDTNKKSQTAELWEKLNFGNKDQNVKFRKLMGIKGEEEEEGCSSGATNEEGLRTLQQQEEMFRNLDVQYEMARSQTHTQRGMGLGFSSSFS, encoded by the exons ATGGAG GGGCCCGAGGACACCGATGAGGAGCGACGGAACTCCAAACATCGGTCCAGATCGAGATCGGCCGACCGGAAGCGGAAGTCAG GAGACAAGAGGCACAGACACAGTCACGGCGGAAGCAAAGAG GCACGGAAGAAAGCTCTGCGATGTCAGAGCGGATCAGAGGATCATCTGGAGACGTCCGATAAAGACACGGAGGAGCGCCATCGACGAAAAGACAAGAAGTCCTCCCGAGCGAAGAGCCCGTCACGGTCACGCTCCAGGGAAAG GCGACATCACAACCGAAACTGGGACAAAAAGAGGTCGAGGTCGAGGAGTCGTGAGAAGAAGAGACGGGCGAAGTCTCGCTCTAACTCCAGGAGCAAACACAGACACCGCAGCAGGAGCCGCAGCCAGAGCAG ggagaagaagaagaagagggcGGAGAAAGCCCGGAGGAAGAGTCTGAGTCGGTCAGTGAGCCCGGTGACCTTCAGGGGCAGAAACACAGCCATGGATGCTCAGGAGGCGTTAGCCAGAAG GTTGGAGAGAGCTAAGAAGCTTCAGGAGCAGAAAGAGAAGGAGCTGTTGGAGAAGCGTCTACAGGAGAGCGCAGCAG cagcagctcctCTCTCGTGTGATCCGGTCTCTGCACCCAGTCCTGGTCTGAACGTGGCAGCGCTGCTGGCGTCCGGCACACAGGTCACTCCTCAGATCGCGATGGCCGCTCAGATGGCAGCGCTTCAGGCCAAAACACTGGCAGAGACGGGCATCGCTGTGCCAAGCTTCTACAATCCCTCAGCGGTGAACCCCATGAAGTTTGCAGAGcaggagaagaagaggaagaagttgTGGCAGGGGAAGAAAGAAGGG GACACAAACAAGAAGTCTCAAACAGCTGAGCTCTGGGAGAAGCTAAATTTTGGCAATAAAGACCAAAATGTGAAATTTCGCAAACTTATGGGCATCAAA ggtgaagaagaagaagaaggttgCTCATCAGGAGCTACTAATGAAGAAGGACTCAGAACGTTGCAGCAGCAGGAAGAGATGTTTCGTAATCTGGACGTCCAGTATGAGATGGCCCgttcacagacacacacgcagagaGGAATGGGCCTTGGGTTCTCCTCCTCGTTTTCCTGA